From one Planctomycetia bacterium genomic stretch:
- a CDS encoding VWA domain-containing protein, with protein sequence MNLPMLLLAQTTPRAEFEFARISTPSDWLWPVLGFCAVAGVVAWIYRRDSVELRPAVARLLVALRLAAFLGLAIVYLEPQWRNEVEQTHHSRAVVLVDTSQSMALTDDGGTSTDGGASSRLEQVTGLLAGSMLDKLREKHDVVVAHFDDEVHQLVVLPRAGSTSSAAVTARTSGIVDSRLPTVFYATVAAAVLAIVAIACRLALPHWSLTVTSLVAMIGLSAGVAYLASRSQPIDWLTLAGLGQEIETPATERSPTDQDKANKANTTDWRQALAAGGSETRLGQSLRQVIYDEAGQPLSGVVLITDGRQNAGLDPRAAIAAALEAKTPVHVIGVGSDRQPVNVRISDFTAPTRAFPGDSYTATGFVQAHGLAGQTVTIELQSRQTTSDLAAPAPSRNEGTETVTLPADGEVLPVRFQLKPEDVGRRTLRVEVKAPPGDLNTADNAQEAEIEVVDRQTRVLLFAGGPTREYTFLRNQLNRDKSMQVDVLLQTAQPGISQDARRVLADFPSTRTEMFEYDVVVAFDPNWRALKPEQVDLLETWVAEQAGGLIAVAGPVYTEGWSQDPALGKIRALYPVEMQRRYAALSDAKYGSKDPWPIEFSHEGEAAEFLWLADTASAARQAWSQFRGVHGYFAVRGAKPGATVYGRYSDPRAASTDGKPVYLADQFYGSGRVFYLGSGEMWRLRSVDDAYLERFYTKLIRHVSQGRLARGSNRGVLLVERDRYLVGNTVVVRAQLNDAQLQPLASPAVSLDVAAPDGTLQNVRLVADPARVGSFQGQFAVRHEGAYRLELLVPQSQQERLTRRIQVRMPDLERESPERNDALLSEIAGGTGGVYYVGLAAPFSRPVGEDLASVLKDKSRVVTLPLAPRKLWDNHWLLGWVVGALSLEWLVRRLSRLA encoded by the coding sequence ATGAACCTCCCCATGTTATTGCTAGCGCAAACCACGCCCCGCGCGGAGTTCGAGTTCGCGCGGATTTCTACGCCCAGCGATTGGCTCTGGCCGGTGCTGGGGTTCTGCGCCGTGGCTGGCGTCGTGGCTTGGATTTATCGCCGCGACAGCGTGGAACTGCGCCCGGCTGTGGCGCGCTTGCTGGTGGCGCTCCGCCTGGCGGCGTTCCTGGGCTTGGCCATCGTCTACCTCGAACCGCAATGGCGCAACGAAGTGGAGCAGACGCACCACAGCCGCGCCGTGGTGCTGGTCGACACCAGCCAAAGCATGGCGCTCACCGACGACGGCGGCACGTCGACCGATGGCGGCGCGAGTTCGCGATTGGAACAAGTGACCGGACTGCTCGCCGGTTCGATGTTGGATAAACTGCGCGAGAAGCACGACGTGGTCGTCGCGCATTTCGATGATGAAGTGCATCAACTCGTGGTGTTGCCGCGCGCCGGATCGACGTCGTCCGCGGCCGTGACGGCCCGAACCAGTGGCATCGTCGATTCGCGCCTGCCAACAGTCTTCTACGCAACGGTCGCCGCCGCAGTGCTGGCGATCGTCGCAATTGCGTGCCGCCTGGCGTTGCCGCATTGGTCGTTGACCGTCACGTCGCTCGTCGCGATGATCGGCCTGAGCGCCGGCGTCGCGTATCTGGCGTCGCGCTCGCAGCCCATCGATTGGCTCACGCTCGCGGGGCTGGGACAAGAAATCGAAACGCCAGCGACGGAACGTTCGCCCACGGACCAAGACAAAGCAAACAAAGCGAATACCACCGATTGGCGACAAGCGCTCGCGGCAGGCGGATCGGAAACGCGATTGGGCCAATCGCTGCGGCAAGTCATCTACGACGAAGCCGGGCAACCACTATCCGGCGTCGTGCTGATCACCGATGGGCGACAAAACGCGGGACTCGATCCCCGCGCGGCGATTGCCGCGGCGCTCGAGGCGAAGACGCCGGTGCATGTGATCGGCGTCGGTTCCGATCGCCAGCCGGTCAACGTGCGGATCAGCGACTTCACCGCGCCGACGCGCGCCTTTCCCGGCGACAGTTACACCGCCACCGGCTTCGTGCAAGCGCACGGCCTGGCCGGACAGACGGTGACGATTGAACTGCAATCGCGACAAACGACCTCGGACCTCGCCGCGCCGGCGCCGTCGCGCAACGAGGGGACCGAAACGGTGACGTTGCCCGCCGACGGCGAAGTGCTGCCGGTGCGGTTTCAATTGAAACCGGAAGACGTCGGCCGCCGCACGTTGCGCGTGGAAGTCAAAGCGCCGCCCGGCGACTTGAATACGGCTGACAACGCGCAAGAGGCCGAGATCGAAGTCGTCGATCGACAGACCCGCGTGTTGCTGTTTGCCGGCGGGCCGACGCGGGAATACACCTTCCTGCGTAATCAATTGAATCGCGACAAGTCGATGCAAGTCGACGTACTGCTACAGACCGCGCAGCCGGGCATTTCGCAAGACGCGCGCCGCGTGCTGGCGGATTTTCCTTCGACGCGCACTGAGATGTTCGAGTATGACGTCGTCGTGGCGTTCGATCCGAACTGGCGAGCCCTCAAGCCGGAACAAGTCGATCTGCTGGAAACCTGGGTCGCCGAACAAGCCGGCGGATTGATCGCCGTGGCGGGCCCCGTTTACACCGAAGGCTGGTCGCAAGATCCGGCGCTCGGCAAGATCCGCGCGCTCTATCCGGTGGAAATGCAACGTCGCTACGCGGCGCTCAGCGACGCGAAGTACGGCTCGAAAGATCCTTGGCCGATTGAGTTTTCACACGAGGGCGAAGCGGCGGAGTTCCTTTGGCTGGCCGACACCGCTTCCGCGGCGCGCCAGGCTTGGAGTCAGTTCCGCGGCGTCCACGGTTACTTCGCCGTCCGCGGCGCGAAGCCCGGGGCCACGGTCTATGGCCGCTACTCCGACCCCCGCGCGGCCTCGACCGACGGCAAGCCGGTCTATCTGGCGGATCAGTTCTACGGTTCGGGGCGCGTGTTCTACCTCGGCAGCGGCGAGATGTGGCGGCTGCGGAGCGTGGACGACGCGTACCTGGAGCGCTTTTACACGAAACTGATTCGCCACGTCTCCCAGGGGCGCCTAGCCCGCGGTTCCAATCGCGGCGTACTGCTCGTGGAGCGCGACCGCTACCTGGTCGGCAACACCGTCGTGGTCCGCGCTCAATTGAACGATGCGCAGTTGCAGCCGCTCGCTTCGCCGGCGGTGTCGCTCGACGTCGCCGCGCCGGATGGCACGCTCCAGAACGTGCGGTTGGTCGCGGATCCCGCCCGTGTGGGAAGTTTTCAAGGACAATTCGCCGTGCGTCACGAGGGGGCGTATCGGCTGGAACTGTTGGTCCCACAGAGTCAGCAGGAACGGCTCACGCGGCGGATTCAAGTGCGTATGCCGGACTTGGAACGCGAAAGCCCGGAACGAAACGACGCGTTGCTGAGTGAAATCGCCGGCGGCACCGGCGGCGTCTATTACGTGGGACTCGCCGCGCCGTTCAGCCGCCCGGTCGGAGAGGACCTGGCCAGCGTGTTGAAAGACAAGAGCCGCGTAGTGACCCTGCCGCTCGCGCCGCGCAAGCTGTGGGACAACCACTGGCTGCTCGGCTGGGTCGTGGGAGCGCTTTCGTTGGAATGGTTGGTACGAAGATTGTCTCGACTCGCCTAA
- a CDS encoding NPCBM/NEW2 domain-containing protein — MHNLLAVLLLAAAPSVELRTLDGRTLVGELENCTATSVTIKTADGVTELAAEEVWEFAPTGNRELPRSAPEGLVVRLTDGSQLVADKFSVSEGKATARLAGDRSVDAPTSGVAHVRFAVPEELDAQWQEVLETKATGDLVVIKKDGALDFLEGVLGDTDDDGGFAFTLNGDTLAVKRSRMAGIVYFHKATDPLPKAVAIVSDVFGNQFSASEIKLEAGVLCGATPSGAAWSVQLEQLQRVDFSQGRVAYLSDLTPVRDTWTPFVSGGKLPKSVAAFYAAKRDRSLEAQDLLVGGQRYVKGLSLHSRSEVAYRLDGQYRRFQALAGIDDRAAGLGAVRLVIRGDDRVLWEGEIAGAQPPEMLNFATDDVRVLSILVDFGAGHETADHLNLCDAKLIR, encoded by the coding sequence ATGCATAACCTGCTCGCCGTACTGCTGCTCGCCGCCGCGCCCAGCGTGGAATTGCGCACCTTGGATGGGCGGACGCTGGTGGGCGAATTGGAGAACTGCACGGCGACGAGCGTGACGATCAAGACCGCGGACGGCGTCACCGAGTTGGCCGCGGAGGAGGTCTGGGAGTTCGCGCCGACAGGCAATCGTGAGTTGCCGCGGAGCGCGCCGGAAGGCTTGGTGGTGCGCCTCACCGATGGTTCGCAGCTGGTGGCCGACAAGTTTTCCGTAAGCGAAGGCAAGGCGACGGCGCGGCTCGCCGGCGATCGAAGTGTCGACGCGCCGACCTCGGGCGTGGCGCATGTGCGTTTCGCGGTGCCGGAAGAACTGGACGCACAATGGCAGGAAGTATTGGAGACCAAGGCGACGGGCGATCTAGTCGTGATCAAAAAAGACGGCGCGCTCGATTTTCTGGAAGGCGTGCTGGGCGATACGGATGACGACGGCGGATTCGCGTTCACGCTCAATGGCGACACGCTCGCGGTGAAGCGCTCGCGAATGGCCGGCATCGTGTACTTTCACAAAGCGACCGATCCGCTTCCCAAGGCCGTCGCCATCGTTAGCGACGTGTTTGGCAATCAGTTTTCCGCGTCGGAAATCAAATTGGAAGCTGGCGTCCTCTGCGGTGCGACGCCGTCCGGCGCCGCTTGGTCTGTGCAATTGGAACAACTCCAGCGCGTCGATTTCTCGCAAGGGCGCGTGGCCTATCTCAGTGATTTGACGCCGGTCCGCGATACTTGGACGCCGTTCGTCAGCGGCGGGAAGCTGCCGAAGTCGGTCGCCGCGTTCTATGCCGCGAAGCGCGACCGGAGCCTCGAGGCGCAGGATTTGCTCGTCGGTGGTCAGCGCTACGTGAAGGGATTGTCCCTGCACAGCCGAAGCGAAGTGGCGTATCGATTAGACGGACAGTACCGCCGATTCCAGGCGTTGGCCGGCATCGACGACCGCGCCGCGGGCTTGGGAGCGGTGCGTTTGGTCATTCGCGGCGACGATCGCGTATTATGGGAAGGGGAGATTGCCGGCGCCCAACCGCCGGAAATGCTCAATTTCGCGACGGACGATGTGCGCGTGTTGAGCATTCTCGTCGACTTCGGGGCAGGCCACGAAACGGCCGACCATTTGAACCTGTGCGACGCCAAGCTAATCCGCTGA
- a CDS encoding trypsin-like peptidase domain-containing protein: MKQSYAAGIIAAALLAAAPVAHADVDPTVLDAERERIEAMSRAMSPSIAIFAGGQGGGSGVIISTDGYALSNFHVTSAAGNAMKCGLSDGGYYDAVLVGLDPTGDVALIKVLGRERFPAAELGDSDLVRQGDAVFAIGNPFLLATNLQPSISYGIVSGVHRYQYPAGTILEYADCIQTDAAINPGNSGGPLFNSSGQLIGINGRGSFEKRGRVNVGVGYAISINQIKHFLGCLKGGRIVDHATLGATVAADDDGRILVSDILEESDAYQQGLRYNDEIVRFADRRIASVNAFKNVLGTLPKDWRVPLVYRRRDVETTLMVRLAGVHRSGELEKMVEGGEVEPPGPKPDDPDQERKPDAPPAPKEIPAAEQEPSTELPEAVKPFYEAKSGYANYHFNRVERDRVWKAFQSNGDFSALTGTWSLSGDLPTGGEVQFDLGDAACACTVPAGQFGFALNENLSEALDPPRSGGMLAALSLWRRLLVKGPAQFGDVTYLGAMPLERWGEQLDVFAAMHAGVECRFYFEPTTGQLAALEFYPTDDAAPCRLHFREHLVVDGRHWPSFVEVSFGSTHFGDFRLKEFRVKPPMGNGT, encoded by the coding sequence ATGAAACAGAGCTACGCCGCTGGAATCATCGCCGCAGCCTTGCTGGCCGCCGCGCCGGTGGCGCACGCCGACGTCGATCCCACGGTACTGGACGCCGAGCGGGAACGCATCGAGGCGATGAGCCGGGCGATGTCCCCGTCGATCGCCATTTTCGCCGGCGGCCAAGGGGGCGGGTCCGGCGTGATTATCTCCACGGACGGCTACGCGCTCAGTAACTTCCACGTAACGAGCGCCGCCGGCAACGCGATGAAATGCGGCCTCTCCGACGGCGGGTACTACGACGCGGTGCTCGTGGGCCTCGATCCCACCGGCGACGTGGCGCTGATTAAAGTCTTGGGACGCGAACGCTTCCCCGCCGCGGAACTCGGCGATAGCGATCTGGTGCGGCAAGGGGACGCGGTCTTCGCCATTGGCAATCCGTTCCTGCTGGCGACCAACTTGCAGCCGTCGATTTCGTATGGCATCGTCTCCGGCGTGCATCGCTATCAGTATCCGGCCGGCACGATCCTGGAATACGCCGATTGCATCCAGACCGACGCCGCGATCAACCCCGGCAATTCCGGCGGGCCGCTGTTCAACAGCAGCGGGCAGTTGATTGGCATCAATGGCCGCGGTTCGTTCGAAAAGCGCGGCCGTGTCAACGTCGGCGTAGGCTACGCGATTTCGATCAACCAGATCAAGCATTTTCTCGGTTGCTTGAAGGGAGGACGGATCGTCGATCACGCCACGCTCGGCGCGACCGTGGCGGCCGATGACGATGGCCGGATTCTGGTGAGCGATATTCTCGAAGAGAGCGACGCCTATCAACAAGGCCTGCGCTACAACGACGAAATCGTCCGCTTCGCCGATCGTCGCATCGCCTCGGTGAACGCGTTCAAAAATGTGCTCGGAACGCTGCCGAAAGATTGGCGAGTCCCGTTGGTGTATCGCCGTCGTGACGTCGAAACGACGCTGATGGTCCGCCTGGCCGGTGTGCATCGCAGCGGTGAGTTGGAAAAAATGGTCGAAGGGGGCGAAGTCGAGCCGCCAGGACCGAAACCTGACGATCCAGACCAAGAACGAAAGCCCGACGCTCCGCCAGCGCCGAAGGAGATTCCCGCGGCCGAACAGGAACCGTCGACCGAACTGCCCGAAGCGGTGAAGCCGTTTTACGAAGCCAAGTCGGGCTATGCCAATTACCACTTCAATCGCGTCGAGCGCGATCGCGTTTGGAAAGCGTTTCAGTCGAATGGTGATTTCTCCGCGCTGACCGGCACCTGGTCGTTGAGCGGCGATCTGCCGACCGGCGGTGAAGTGCAGTTCGATCTCGGCGACGCCGCCTGTGCCTGCACGGTGCCGGCAGGGCAATTCGGTTTCGCGCTCAACGAAAACTTGAGCGAGGCGCTCGATCCTCCCAGAAGCGGCGGCATGCTGGCGGCGCTCTCGCTGTGGCGGCGATTGCTCGTGAAAGGGCCGGCGCAGTTCGGCGACGTCACTTACCTGGGCGCGATGCCGCTGGAGCGCTGGGGCGAACAACTCGACGTCTTCGCCGCGATGCATGCCGGCGTGGAATGCCGGTTCTATTTCGAACCGACGACGGGCCAACTTGCCGCGCTCGAGTTTTACCCCACCGACGACGCGGCGCCGTGCCGCTTGCATTTCCGTGAGCATTTGGTCGTCGACGGAAGGCATTGGCCGAGCTTTGTCGAGGTCTCGTTCGGCAGCACGCATTTCGGGGACTTCCGTTTGAAGGAGTTCAGAGTCAAGCCGCCGATGGGGAACGGAACATGA
- a CDS encoding S1C family serine protease produces MMPRGAKIELRRAWLCAVALCALGVQHASAAPLADVVESAQPKIAKLYGAGGLRGLEAYQSGVVISPSGHILTVWSYVLDAESITVVLNDGRRFEAELAGADPKLEIAVLKPREELDEIPYFDLEQAPSAGGGTRIVAFSNCFGVAAGDEAASVQAGTVMAVTPLNAHRGVFKATYRGPVYVLDAVTSNPGAAGGAITDDDGHLVGLIGRELRNSANGTWLNYALPIEELRASVTRIQAGELAPAQPIAPNNVGAANPFKLATLGIVLVPDVLDRTPAYVDAVVAGSPAAKAGLKPDDLFVTISGRLVQSRGLMEEELARCEADKPIKVTVLRGDDELLELELTPTP; encoded by the coding sequence ATGATGCCACGAGGCGCTAAAATCGAGTTGCGGCGCGCATGGCTTTGCGCGGTGGCGCTCTGCGCGTTAGGCGTGCAACATGCATCGGCGGCGCCGCTAGCCGACGTCGTGGAAAGCGCGCAACCAAAAATCGCCAAGCTCTACGGCGCTGGTGGCCTGCGCGGATTGGAAGCCTATCAAAGCGGCGTCGTCATCTCTCCTTCCGGGCATATTCTCACCGTGTGGAGCTACGTCCTCGACGCCGAATCGATCACCGTCGTGTTGAACGACGGTCGCCGCTTTGAAGCGGAGTTGGCCGGCGCGGATCCCAAATTGGAAATCGCAGTGCTGAAGCCGCGCGAGGAGTTAGACGAGATTCCGTACTTCGATCTGGAACAAGCTCCTTCGGCGGGCGGCGGCACGCGCATCGTTGCGTTTAGCAATTGTTTCGGCGTCGCCGCTGGCGATGAAGCGGCCAGCGTGCAAGCCGGCACCGTGATGGCGGTGACACCGCTCAACGCGCATCGAGGCGTCTTCAAGGCGACCTATCGCGGACCGGTCTATGTGTTGGACGCCGTGACGAGCAACCCCGGTGCAGCCGGAGGCGCGATTACCGACGACGATGGACACTTGGTCGGCTTGATCGGGCGCGAGCTGCGCAACTCGGCTAACGGAACCTGGCTCAACTACGCGCTCCCGATCGAAGAATTGCGCGCGTCGGTGACGCGTATTCAAGCGGGCGAACTCGCGCCGGCGCAACCGATCGCGCCTAACAACGTCGGCGCGGCCAATCCGTTTAAGCTCGCCACGTTGGGCATCGTGCTGGTGCCGGACGTGTTGGATCGCACGCCGGCCTATGTGGATGCCGTCGTCGCCGGATCGCCGGCCGCCAAAGCGGGGCTCAAGCCGGACGATTTATTCGTTACGATCAGCGGCCGCTTGGTGCAATCGCGCGGCTTGATGGAAGAAGAGCTCGCGCGCTGCGAAGCGGACAAGCCCATCAAAGTCACTGTGCTGCGCGGTGACGACGAATTGCTGGAACTGGAGTTGACGCCGACGCCCTAG
- a CDS encoding PDZ domain-containing protein, translated as MKCLNSKTPAILVMCCALSALAHAAIAQDDLSAKEEAALRAAVAQVASSVVKIEALGGLEKVGDVLLGDGPTTGLIVTPDGYIVSSIFNFAQKPASILVTLPDGTRTPATWVAADKSRMLVLLKVNAATPLSVAEASPLADLRPGQWAIAVGRTFDTSLPQYSVGIVSALDRIWGKAVQTDAMVSPNNYGGPLVDIQGRVIGVLAPFSPDAAGESAGVEWYDSGIGFAVPYEHIQQALPRLREGKDLTSGVLGISLKSKDIYGEPPLIAICRSDSPAYQAGLRVGDRIVAIDGRAVDSQAEVKHAISPRYAGDSLQVKVARGDAEFERAITLIEKLKPYRHAFLGILPRRDVGEDGVRVRFVYPDSPAAKAGMQIDDRLVSIDAAQVADAATVRERLNGLAPEQSVRVEFRRGDKSHYPEIKLAALPETVPDALPAAAEATAAAAGERPAVGQFTLELPEYPNRSRVYVPADYDPRRAYGLLVYLHAAGGEEEQQTLDRWKAMCDRDSLILLAPQATEPKRWQPEELPYIRRAVEHITGRYTIDPSRTVAVGREMGASLAYQLGFQQRDLFRGVAAIDGPFAARPTDNDPAERLAFYVAFAKSSPHAGISVKAIEMLRELHYPVTTRDLGDAPRELNETELGELSRWIDTLDKL; from the coding sequence ATGAAATGCTTGAACTCGAAAACGCCCGCGATCCTCGTCATGTGCTGTGCCCTGAGCGCACTTGCGCACGCGGCCATCGCTCAGGATGATCTCTCCGCCAAGGAAGAGGCCGCCCTGCGCGCTGCTGTCGCCCAGGTCGCGTCGAGCGTGGTGAAGATCGAAGCTCTGGGTGGCCTGGAAAAAGTCGGCGACGTCCTGTTGGGCGACGGTCCCACGACCGGGCTGATTGTTACCCCGGACGGCTACATCGTCTCGAGCATCTTCAATTTCGCACAAAAGCCTGCATCGATCTTGGTCACGTTGCCGGACGGCACGCGCACGCCGGCCACTTGGGTTGCTGCCGATAAGAGCCGGATGCTGGTGCTGCTCAAAGTGAACGCTGCCACGCCGTTGTCGGTAGCGGAAGCCAGTCCCTTGGCCGATCTCCGTCCGGGGCAATGGGCGATCGCCGTGGGACGCACGTTCGATACCTCGCTGCCGCAGTATTCCGTAGGCATTGTGAGCGCGCTCGATCGCATCTGGGGCAAAGCCGTCCAGACCGACGCGATGGTCTCGCCGAACAACTACGGCGGGCCGCTCGTGGATATCCAAGGGCGCGTGATCGGCGTGCTGGCGCCGTTTTCGCCGGATGCCGCCGGAGAGTCAGCGGGCGTCGAGTGGTATGACTCCGGGATTGGCTTCGCCGTGCCTTATGAGCACATCCAGCAGGCGTTGCCGCGACTGCGCGAAGGAAAGGATCTCACGTCCGGCGTGCTGGGCATCAGCTTGAAGTCTAAGGACATCTACGGCGAGCCGCCGCTGATCGCCATCTGCCGTTCCGATTCGCCGGCCTACCAGGCCGGGTTGCGCGTCGGCGATCGCATCGTGGCGATTGACGGCCGCGCGGTCGACTCTCAGGCCGAGGTGAAGCACGCCATCAGCCCGCGATACGCTGGCGATAGCTTGCAAGTGAAAGTCGCACGGGGCGACGCGGAGTTCGAGCGCGCGATCACGCTGATCGAAAAGCTGAAACCCTACCGCCACGCGTTTCTCGGCATCTTGCCGCGCCGTGACGTCGGCGAGGATGGCGTCCGCGTCCGTTTCGTCTATCCCGACAGCCCCGCGGCGAAAGCGGGCATGCAGATCGATGATCGCCTCGTTTCCATCGACGCCGCGCAAGTTGCGGACGCAGCAACAGTGCGCGAACGCTTGAACGGCCTCGCGCCGGAGCAATCGGTACGCGTCGAATTTCGCCGTGGCGACAAATCCCACTATCCCGAGATCAAACTCGCGGCGCTTCCCGAAACGGTTCCGGATGCACTGCCTGCTGCGGCCGAGGCGACAGCAGCGGCAGCGGGGGAACGGCCGGCCGTGGGACAATTCACGCTGGAGCTGCCGGAGTACCCGAATCGGTCGCGAGTGTACGTGCCTGCCGATTACGATCCTCGGCGCGCTTACGGACTCCTGGTCTATCTGCATGCGGCGGGTGGCGAGGAAGAACAGCAGACGCTCGACCGTTGGAAAGCGATGTGCGATCGCGACAGCTTGATCTTGCTTGCACCCCAGGCGACAGAACCCAAGCGTTGGCAGCCGGAGGAATTGCCGTACATTCGCCGCGCCGTGGAGCACATCACCGGACGTTACACGATCGACCCATCGCGGACCGTGGCCGTGGGGCGTGAAATGGGCGCTTCGCTGGCCTACCAACTCGGCTTCCAGCAACGCGATTTGTTCCGCGGCGTGGCGGCCATCGACGGCCCATTCGCGGCGCGGCCGACCGACAACGATCCGGCCGAGCGCCTGGCGTTTTATGTCGCCTTCGCCAAATCCTCCCCGCACGCCGGCATCTCGGTGAAGGCCATCGAAATGTTGCGCGAATTGCACTATCCTGTCACCACGCGCGACCTCGGCGACGCCCCGCGCGAGCTGAACGAGACGGAACTCGGCGAACTCAGCCGGTGGATCGATACCCTGGATAAGCTGTAG
- the ggt gene encoding gamma-glutamyltransferase has translation MNLNCVRFVVAILMLVAAPDHAFAQLAVAPEAAHGSIEVEHGVVVSAQRDASEVGVDVLQRGGNAVDAAVATAFALAVTHPEAGNIGGGGFMLVFPGDGRAPVCVDYRETAPAAATATTFTPGESRFTCKYVGVPGTVRGLELAHREFGKLSWSELVSPAVKLAEEGFALDKYLANSLNELLKESPDFAELQRVYGKDGGKAEWHEGDQLVLPELGKSLRAIAEHGPSAFYDGEIAEQLVAEMTAGGGLIARDDLRGYQAKLREPIRGVYRGYDIYAAPPPSSGGICLIEMLNILEPLELRKHGRHSAEAMHFTIEAMQRAFCDRARHLGDPDFNTIPADLTDKAYAKKLSEAIPAWQATRSDTLAPEIPLAGEGPNTTHFSVIDASGMAVANTYTLEESYGARIVVRGAGFLLNNEMGDFNPQPGVTTRTGQIGTPANIIAPGKRMLSSMCPLIVAQEGRAVLVTGSPGGRTIINTVLSIVLGVLEYELDVRAAVDAPRWHHQWLPDETIFERSADSAYRAAIQRLKLMGHKTKLSDVQGSAHSIYVDPKSKKRIGAVDLRRTGHAAGY, from the coding sequence ATGAATCTGAACTGCGTTCGCTTCGTCGTTGCAATCTTGATGCTCGTGGCTGCGCCGGACCATGCCTTCGCTCAGCTTGCGGTGGCGCCGGAGGCCGCGCACGGTTCGATTGAAGTCGAGCATGGTGTTGTCGTGTCGGCGCAGCGGGATGCGAGCGAGGTGGGCGTTGATGTTTTGCAGCGCGGCGGGAATGCGGTCGATGCGGCGGTTGCCACGGCGTTTGCGCTCGCGGTCACGCATCCCGAGGCCGGCAACATTGGCGGCGGCGGGTTTATGTTGGTGTTTCCAGGCGACGGGCGCGCGCCGGTCTGCGTCGACTACCGCGAAACCGCGCCGGCCGCCGCGACGGCCACGACGTTCACGCCGGGCGAGAGTCGCTTCACCTGCAAGTACGTCGGCGTGCCCGGCACGGTACGCGGCCTGGAGTTGGCACACCGCGAATTCGGCAAACTCTCTTGGAGCGAGTTGGTGTCGCCGGCCGTGAAGTTGGCGGAAGAAGGGTTTGCACTCGACAAGTACCTGGCGAATTCGCTCAATGAGTTATTGAAGGAGTCGCCGGACTTCGCCGAGTTGCAGCGCGTCTACGGCAAGGACGGCGGGAAGGCGGAGTGGCACGAAGGCGATCAACTCGTGCTGCCGGAGCTGGGTAAGTCGTTGCGTGCGATCGCCGAGCATGGCCCGAGCGCCTTCTACGATGGTGAAATTGCCGAACAACTCGTCGCGGAAATGACAGCCGGCGGCGGGTTGATCGCCCGCGACGATCTCCGCGGCTATCAAGCCAAGCTGCGCGAGCCGATTCGCGGCGTCTATCGCGGCTACGACATCTACGCCGCGCCGCCCCCCAGTTCCGGCGGCATTTGTCTCATTGAAATGTTGAACATCCTCGAACCGCTGGAACTCCGCAAACACGGCCGCCATTCCGCCGAGGCAATGCACTTCACGATCGAAGCGATGCAACGCGCCTTCTGTGATCGCGCACGGCATTTGGGCGATCCGGATTTCAACACGATTCCCGCCGACTTGACCGACAAGGCCTACGCGAAAAAACTGAGCGAGGCGATTCCCGCCTGGCAGGCCACGCGCAGCGATACCCTCGCGCCGGAGATTCCGCTCGCGGGCGAAGGGCCCAACACCACGCATTTCTCGGTGATCGACGCGAGTGGCATGGCCGTGGCCAACACCTATACGCTCGAAGAAAGCTACGGCGCGAGGATCGTCGTCCGCGGCGCAGGCTTTTTACTGAATAACGAGATGGGAGATTTCAACCCTCAGCCAGGTGTGACGACTCGGACCGGCCAGATCGGCACGCCTGCGAACATCATCGCACCGGGCAAGCGGATGCTCAGCTCGATGTGCCCACTGATCGTCGCGCAAGAGGGCCGCGCGGTCCTCGTCACTGGCAGCCCCGGCGGGCGCACGATCATCAACACCGTGCTCTCGATCGTGCTCGGCGTGTTGGAATACGAGCTCGACGTCCGCGCCGCAGTCGACGCCCCGCGCTGGCATCACCAATGGCTGCCGGACGAAACGATCTTCGAGCGCAGCGCCGACTCCGCCTATCGGGCGGCCATTCAACGGCTCAAACTGATGGGCCACAAAACGAAGCTTTCCGACGTGCAGGGTTCAGCGCACAGCATTTACGTTGACCCGAAATCGAAAAAACGGATCGGCGCCGTCGACTTGCGCCGCACTGGTCACGCGGCCGGCTATTGA
- a CDS encoding zf-HC2 domain-containing protein — MLSCRELVEFLMEYCDGELPPEQREYFEKHLACCPPCVAYMKTYQQAICLGKSACQEEEQKPPKMPEELVRAIMAARQAK, encoded by the coding sequence ATGCTGAGCTGCCGTGAGTTGGTCGAATTCCTGATGGAATACTGCGACGGCGAATTGCCGCCCGAGCAACGGGAATACTTCGAAAAGCACCTGGCCTGCTGCCCGCCCTGCGTGGCGTACATGAAAACCTACCAGCAGGCGATCTGCCTGGGGAAATCGGCCTGCCAGGAAGAAGAGCAGAAACCGCCGAAGATGCCGGAAGAGCTGGTGCGGGCGATCATGGCGGCACGTCAGGCGAAGTAG